The following are from one region of the Cloacibacterium sp. TD35 genome:
- a CDS encoding NAD(P)/FAD-dependent oxidoreductase gives MTKSVEYIIVGDGYAAMFLAHQFIKNNISFLLFTEGKKSASMVSAGMINPAVLKRFTTFWLAQQQIDSLKNTMTEIEQYTRHNYLIEKPILRVFHDEKEKELWLKKSDDNNLKPFLSKDFIKLNSVKNPFECGVVNQSARLDVRGFFTDMMNFLESQNYLIKEKFDYKLLKPNDSTYKDISFKKIIFAEGMAVKENPFFAEIPVHQNKGHHLEVQLSVPLEDGFTIKKKHFIFPLNNGNYYYGGTYDREQIHHKIDDAAVEKLTNALGEFYPHDFEVKEVKFGFRPTVKDRRPILGNHPEFGNLYVFNGLGARGILNGNYFSINLYHHLENGEEIHPEVDLKRFQ, from the coding sequence ATGACAAAATCCGTAGAGTATATTATCGTAGGAGATGGTTATGCAGCAATGTTTTTAGCGCATCAATTCATTAAAAATAATATATCATTTTTACTTTTTACCGAAGGCAAAAAGAGTGCATCAATGGTTTCTGCTGGGATGATAAATCCTGCGGTTCTTAAACGTTTTACCACGTTTTGGCTGGCGCAGCAGCAAATAGATTCTCTTAAAAATACCATGACCGAAATTGAACAATATACAAGGCATAATTACCTGATAGAAAAGCCTATTCTAAGAGTTTTTCATGACGAAAAAGAAAAAGAATTATGGCTGAAAAAATCAGATGACAATAACTTGAAACCATTTCTTTCCAAAGATTTTATAAAACTTAATTCTGTCAAAAATCCATTTGAATGTGGAGTAGTGAATCAATCCGCTCGGTTAGATGTAAGAGGTTTTTTCACAGATATGATGAACTTTTTAGAAAGTCAAAATTATCTTATCAAAGAAAAATTTGATTATAAATTATTGAAACCAAATGATTCTACCTACAAAGATATTTCGTTTAAAAAAATAATCTTTGCCGAAGGAATGGCGGTCAAAGAAAACCCATTTTTCGCAGAAATCCCTGTACATCAGAATAAAGGCCATCATTTAGAAGTTCAACTTTCTGTCCCTTTAGAAGATGGGTTTACGATCAAAAAGAAGCATTTTATTTTCCCATTAAACAACGGGAATTATTACTATGGCGGAACGTATGACCGTGAACAAATCCATCATAAAATAGACGATGCTGCGGTAGAAAAACTCACAAATGCTTTAGGAGAGTTTTATCCTCATGATTTCGAAGTAAAAGAGGTGAAATTTGGCTTCAGACCTACAGTTAAAGATAGAAGGCCTATTTTAGGAAATCATCCTGAATTTGGTAATTTATATGTATTTAATGGATTGGGAGCAAGAGGAATTCTCAATGGAAATTATTTCTCCATTAACCTATACCATCATTTAGAAAACGGTGAAGAAATTCATCCAGAAGTAGATTTAAAAAGATTTCAATAA
- a CDS encoding asparaginase, whose translation MKRKVLIIYTGGTIGMEKDYETNSLRAFDFNHIFNKIPEMNLLECEVSVHQFSEPLDSSDVGPKEWKEIAQLIEKNYHNFDGFLILHGTDTMAYTASALSFMLKNLRKPVILTGSQLPIGDLRTDAKENLLTSLYYASLYQNDEAVVQEVALYFEYKLLRGNRCLKYSAENFDAFISPNYPILGESGVHLKVEEAMLYRTPHQEDFSVDLHLNDSILLWRIFPGINLESLPQISQIKVLILQVFGSGTIFSNKKTEEVLQKIRNNGTEVVVISQCVSGGISIGKYNNSNIFKKIGAISGHDITAESALAKAMHLIDNPNYSRNFAENFKKNLRGEISEIEE comes from the coding sequence ATGAAAAGAAAAGTCCTCATCATATACACAGGCGGAACCATCGGAATGGAGAAAGATTATGAAACCAATAGTCTTCGCGCTTTTGATTTCAATCATATTTTCAATAAAATCCCAGAGATGAATCTGCTTGAATGCGAAGTAAGCGTTCATCAGTTTTCAGAACCTTTGGATTCATCAGATGTTGGGCCAAAAGAATGGAAGGAAATCGCTCAATTAATTGAGAAAAATTATCACAATTTTGATGGATTTTTAATTCTTCACGGAACAGATACGATGGCTTACACTGCTTCTGCGCTAAGTTTCATGCTCAAAAATTTAAGAAAACCTGTGATTTTGACTGGTTCGCAATTGCCAATCGGAGATTTAAGAACTGATGCCAAAGAAAATTTGCTTACCAGTCTTTATTATGCGAGTTTATATCAAAATGATGAAGCGGTGGTACAAGAAGTGGCGCTCTATTTCGAATATAAATTATTGAGAGGAAACCGTTGTTTAAAATATTCTGCTGAGAATTTCGATGCATTTATCAGTCCAAATTACCCTATTTTAGGAGAATCTGGTGTTCACTTGAAGGTGGAAGAAGCCATGCTGTACAGAACGCCTCATCAAGAAGATTTTTCAGTAGATTTACATTTGAATGACAGCATTCTTTTATGGAGAATTTTCCCTGGAATCAATTTAGAAAGTTTACCACAAATTTCTCAAATCAAGGTTTTAATTCTTCAAGTTTTTGGTTCTGGAACGATTTTTAGCAATAAAAAAACGGAAGAAGTGCTTCAAAAAATCAGAAATAACGGAACTGAAGTCGTAGTGATTTCTCAATGTGTTTCTGGTGGAATAAGCATCGGGAAATATAATAACAGTAATATTTTCAAAAAGATAGGCGCAATAAGCGGTCATGACATCACTGCCGAAAGTGCCTTAGCAAAGGCAATGCATTTAATCGATAACCCGAATTATTCAAGAAATTTTGCAGAAAATTTCAAGAAAAATCTGCGCGGAGAAATTTCGGAAATTGAAGAATAA